In Papaver somniferum cultivar HN1 chromosome 1, ASM357369v1, whole genome shotgun sequence, a genomic segment contains:
- the LOC113290631 gene encoding periodic tryptophan protein 2-like: MNFQFQNLLGAPYRGGNVIISGNSQLISPVGNRISVTDLIKSETSTLPCQTSSNISKIAVSPDGKFLLCVDENNRCLFINLSRRVILHRISFKKPISSIKFSPDGGLIAIGTGKLLQIWRSPGFRKEFFPFQLVRTFAECNGAVTALDWSPDSNYVIAGSKDLAVRVFCLKKLKGFNKPYMLLSHRDTILGVFFSLDKGTEEVSRAYTISRDCLICSWKYVGNDGGKADDMEMEFSDPPSPGTPEKGGDGNEIVGVNGNVGKKKRRRFGGNADEESEFNLHRGKWELLRKDNFGQAPARLTSCDYHRGLELVVAGFSNGVFGLYQMPDFVCIHLLSISREKITTSVFNELGNWLTFGCAKLGQLLVWEWRSESYVLKQQGHYFDVNCLAYSHDSQLLATGADDNKIKVWTASSGFCFVTFSEHTNAITALHFTGNNNALLSASLDGTVRAWDMLRYRNFRTFTTPSSRQFVSLAADQSGEVICAGTLDSFEIYVWSMKSGRLLDVLSGHEGPVHALMFSPTNAVLASSSWDKSVRLWNVFEGKGAVETFTHTHDVLTVVYRPDGKQLACSTLDGQIHFWDPVDGILMYTIEGRRDIAGGRLMTDRRTSANSSSGKCFTSLCYSADGSYMLAAGSSKYICVYDIADQVLLRRFQITLNLSLDGVLDFLNSKKMTDAGPMDLIDDYDSDVEEGIDKQTRTKLAYNLPGSMPNNGRPIIRTKCLKIAPTGRSWAAATTEGVLIYSMDESFVFDPTDLDMDVTPEAVEKALSEDQHQRALLLSFRLNEDSLIKHCIMSVKPSDIPAIASSIPFRYLQRLMEALSNLLENSPYLEFILRWCQEFCKAHGHSIQENFRTLHPALRSLNKAITRSHQDLSETCSSNLYSLRYLTSTITKN, encoded by the exons ATGAATTTCCAGTTCCAGAATCTCTTAGGAGCTCCATACAGAGGCGGAAACGTGATAATCTCCGGCAACTCTCAGCTTATTTCACCAGTTGGTAATCGAATCTCAGTTACTGATCTTATTAAATCTGAAACATCAACTTTACCATGTCAAACATCATCTAATATCTCTAAAATCGCTGTATCTCCTGATGGTAAATTTCTATTATGTGTTGATGAAAACAATCGATGTTTGTTTATTAATCTCAGCCGCCGTGTGATTTTACATCGTATTTCATTTAAAAAACCGATTTCTTCAATTAAATTTAGTCCTGATGGTGGATTGATTGCTATTGGTACTGGTAAATTGCTTCAAATATGGCGGTCGCCGGGTTTTCGTAAAGAGTTTTTTCCGTTTCAGCTGGTGAGGACGTTTGCGGAGTGTAATGGAGCGGTGACGGCGTTGGATTGGAGTCCTGATAGTAATTATGTTATTGCTGGGTCGAAAGATTTGGCTGTTAGAGTGTTTTGTTTGAAGAAATTGAAGGGATTTAATAAACCTTATATGCTTTTATCTCATAGGGATACGATTTTGGGGGTGTTTTTTAGTCTTGATAAGGGTACGGAAGAGGTTTCGAGAGCGTATACGATATCGAGGGATTGTTTGATATGTAGCTGGAAATATGTTGGTAATGACGGTGGCAAAGCTGACGATATGGAGATGGAATTTTCGGATCCACCTTCTCCGGGCACACCAGAGAAGGGAggggatggaaatgaaattgtGGGTGTCAATGGTAATGTTggtaagaagaagaggaggagatttGGTGGGAATGCTGATGAAGAAAGTGAGTTTAATCTTCATAGAGGAAAGTGGGAATTGTTAAGGAAAGATAACTTTGGTCAAGCTCCAGCGAGATTGACGTCTTGTGATTACCATCGAGGTCTTGAACTAGTAGTTGCAGGGTTTTCGAATGGTGTTTTTGGTCTCTATCAAATGCCTGATTTTGTATGTATTCATTTGCTTTCTATATCAAGAGAGAAGATTACTACATCTGTGTTTAATGAACTGGGGAACTGGTTGACATTTGGGTGTGCTAAACTCGGGCAGTTGCTTGTTTGGGAGTGGCGGTCAGAGAGTTATGTCTTGAAACAACAGGGTCATTATTTTGATGTGAATTGCCTTGCGTATTCCCATGATTCACAGCTTTTAGCTACTGGAGCAGATGacaataaaatcaag GTATGGACGGCTTCATCGGGTTTTTGTTTTGTAACGTTCTCCGAACACACAAATGCAATCACTGCACTGCATTTTACTGGGAACAACAATGCTCTGCTAAGTGCATCTTTAGATGGCACTGTCCGTGCATGGGATATGTTACGTTATCGGAATTTCAGGACATTTACTACGCCATCTTCTAGGCAATTTGTTTCTTTGGCAGCGGATCAGAGTGGTGAAGTAATTTGTGCTGGAACTCTTGATTCATTTGAG ATTTATGTATGGTCAATGAAAAGTGGGCGTTTGTTGGACGTTCTTAGTGGTCACGAAGGACCTGTGCATGCATTGATGTTTTCTCCTACAAAT GCGGTCTTAGCTTCATCTTCATGGGACAAATCTGTTCGCCTATGGAATGTATTTGAAGGTAAAGGTGCTGTCGAAACATTCACACATACACATGATGTTCTTACAGTTGTATATCGTCCAGATGGAAAGCAATTAGCTTGCAGTACATTAGATGGTCAGATCCATTTCTGGGATCCTGTAGATGGGATTTTAATGTATACGATTGAGGGTCGTCGAGACATTGCTGGGGGGCGTCTCATGACTGATAGGAGAACATCAGCTAACTCAAGCTCAGGAAAGTGTTTCACAAGCTTGTGTTACTCTGCTGATGGCAGTTATATGTTGGCTGCGGGAAGTAGCAAGTATATATGTGTGTACGACATTGCAGATCAG GTATTGTTACGAAGATTTCAAATAACCCTCAACCTTTCTCTGGATGGGGTGTTGGACTTCTTAAACTCGAAGAAGATGACTGATGCCGGGCCAATGGATTTAATCGATGATTATGATAGTGATGTAGAGGAAGGCATTGACAAACAAACCAGGACAAAGCTGGCCTATAATCTGCCAGGGTCTATGCCAAACAATGGAAGGCCAATTATCCGTACAAAGTGCCTAAAAATTGCACCAACTGGCCGAAGTTGGGCAGCAGCAACGACAGAGGGTGTTTTAATCTATTCAATGGAcgaatcttttgtttttgatcccACAGATCTTGACATGGATGTTACACCAGAG GCAGTTGAAAAAGCTCTATCTGAGGATCAACACCAGAGGGCTTTGTTGCTCAGTTTCCGTCTAAATGAGGATTCTCTAATTAAACACTGTATAATGTCTGTGAAACCATCAGACATACCAGCTATTGCTTCATCAATCCCCTTCAGATATTTACAGAGGCTAATGGAAGCACTATCAAACCTGTTGGAAAATTCTCCATACCTGGAGTTTATTCTGCGGTGGTGTCAG GAATTCTGTAAAGCTCATGGTCACTCAATTCAGGAAAACTTCAGAACTCTGCATCCGGCCCTGAGATCTCTGAACAAGGCAATTACTAGATCACACCAAGATCTATCCGAGACATGTTCATCGAACTTGTACTCGCTTAGATATTTAACCTCTACAATCACGAAGAATTGA